In Actinomycetota bacterium, the sequence GGCTGCACCCAGTCCGGCCGGGCCGGCCCCGATAACGACAGTGCGCATTACCGCTTGGTGACCTCCTCATAAACCTTGACAACCCGCCCGGCGGCCACGGTCGCGTCAAACTCGGGCAGAAGCTTGGCCCCCGCCCGCAAGCGCTCGTATAGTTCCTTGTCGTCCAAAATGGAATTGAACGCGGCGGCCAGACTGTCGCCGCTGCCCGACTCTACAATCAGGCCGTTTTCTCCGTCTTTGATGATTTCCGGAATGGCGCCGACGCGCGATCCGACGATCGGCAGACCGATCGACAGGGCTTCCAAGCCGACGCGCGGGCGGCCCTCTGACAGACTGGGAATCACCAGTACATCGGCCGCGCTCATCCAAACGGGGATATCGTCGTGCGGAATCGAACCGACCAGGCGAACCGATTCCCCGACGTTCAATTCTTTCAACCTTGCCTTGACCTCGCCCTCCAACGGCCCGTGACCGGCCATAAGGAACAACACGTTATCGTGGCCTGCCGCGACTTTCGGAATCGCCTCCGTCAAGTGCCTGACGCCCTTTATCTCCAGCATGCTGCCCAGGTAAAGGATCAACGTTTTATCGGCCGGCAGTTTCAATTTCCGCCTGGCTTCGGCTTTATCGATTCGTTGGAACAGGTCTTTGTTTATCCCCAAGGGGATGAACCTGACCTTGGCCGGGTCGATATGAAAGTAGTTCTTGACCCTGTCTTCGAGAAAGTGGTTTACGCAAATAATCACGGCGGCGTGGTTCAAGGCATATGTAATGCATTTTCCGGCAATCTTGCTCTTGTCCGGGAAGGTGGTTATGTCAGCGTCGTGCACCGTCAGGACGACCGGCTTGCGCGTCAGTCTGCCCGCGACGGTCGCGATAAAGCCGGCCGGAATGGCCCAATGGGCGTGGATGACGTCGCTTTTCTCCCGCCGGACGACGCGCACCGTCCTTAATATGCCGGACAGAAGATACACGCCGACGCGAAAGACGGGGATATTATCGTATTCGGCCAGGAGCTTCCGTTCGGACGGGAACCAGAATCTGTTGACCTTTACGTCGCCGTCCAGGAAAAAACTGGGGTCTTCGCTGAAAACCTTTGAAGTGACCACGGAAACATCGCAGCCGGTGCGGCTTATGTTACGGGCGTCTTCCTTAATCAGGATCCCGTTCCAGGGGTTTACGTTACCCGGATAACCGGGACTGACCACGCAAATCTTCAACGACCGTCTTCTCTGTTTCGCCAGCTGTCTTTCAGCATCGCCTTAAGTTCCAAGTTTTCCTTTTGGACCCTGTATATCTCGCGCCGCAGCTCAACAATCTGACTTGATATGAACCCGAAAGACAAGAACAAGGCACCGATGACGAGCAGAAGCATCATAAGATACATCAGCGGCCGCGTCGGGTCGAGGATGCCCTCCTGCCACTGAACGACGATATAGACGCCGCTGGCGACACCTATTGTCATCAAAACGACGCCGACAAAACTGAAGAACAGGGACGGCTTCTCCAGAAAAGAAAAAAGCAGATGCGAATATATGGCCATCGGAATCTTAATGGTCGACCGGCCGCGTTCCCGTCCTCTCAGCACGGCCGGAGTCTCCGCAGCGTTATAGCCTATGGCCAGAGCTTTCGAGACTATCTCAAAGTGAATTTCCTTGCCGTCGGCTTCGAGTTCCAGCGCTTCTATGACTTCTTTTCGGTAGGCACGCAACATCCCCGTGACGGTCCGCAGGTGGCCCGGCAGGGCTACGCCAAGCAACAAGTTGGCGACGCGGCTCATTAAAAGGCGGAAGAACGGCACGTTCTCGGTACCGCCTCCTTCCATATACGGGGAGCCCATCACGATATCGACCGACGGGTCTTTTATCAGCATATCGACCATGGGCGGCACGAATTTAGGGTCGTAGCTCAAGTCGGCGTCGACGGTGACTATAATGTCCCCCTCGGCCGCGGCGAAGCCGGTTTTTATCGCGTAGCCGGACCCGCAGTTACGCCCGTAGGATAGCGCTCTCACCCTGGGATTCTTGGCCGCCTCCTCCCTCAATATCTTAAGGGTATCGTCGGCGCTGCCGTCGTCGACGCATATAAACTCCCAATCGTATCCGTCCATCGCCGCGGCCACTTGCTTGACGGCTTCGGCGACGTTCTCGGCTTCGTTGTACATAGGGGCGATAATGGAAACTTTCAGTTCTTCGTCCTCCCTGGCAGGGAAATAAAATACCCGCGGTTCAACCCGGCCGGCGGGCGCGTTTCGGGATGGTTTACGTTTCAAAGATTAGCATATACCAAACCGGTTAGTCCAATGGGCACGTGTGCTATAATTCTGATTTGTACTGCTGAAAAGAGGGGGTATCTTGAAGGTCCTCACTGTGCTCGGTACAAGGCCCGAAATAATCAAGCTATCGTCGTTGATTCCGCTACTGGATGATTCGGTCGAGCACGTCCTGGTTCATACCGGTCAGCACTATTCGTTTGAGATGGACAGCGTGTTCTTTCACGAATTACGGCTGCGGCCGGCCGACTATACCCTAAAGATCGGGTCGCAGAAACAGATCGCCCAGACGGCCGGCATAATGCTGAAGCTTGAGCCGATCCTGGAAAAAGAACAACCTGATTTCCTGGTCGTGCAGGGCGACACCAACAGCACCCTGGCGGGAGGACTGGCGGGCGCCAAAACCGGCGTTCCGGTGGCCCATGTCGAAGCGGGCTGCCGGTCCTTTAACCGAAGAATGCCCGAAGAGGTCAACCGGATTTTGACCGATCACTGCTCCACACTCCTGTTCGCTCCCGACCAGACCAGCCGCCGGCACCTGCTGGAAGAAGGCATCGCGGAAGAAAAGATTCACCTGGTCGGCAACACCATAATAGACGCCTGCATGCGAAGCCGCGAACTGGCTGCCGGATCGGATACTTTAAACCGCCTGGGACTGGTCAAGAACGGTTATGTTCTGGCCACGATGCATCGCGCTGAAAACACCGACGAAGCGGAGGCCCTGCGCGAAATCGTCAACGCGTTGGACGACGTAGCCGAAAGAATCACGCTGGTCCTGCCGATACACCCCCGCACCAAGGCGGCCCTTAAGAAGGCCGGCATCAAGCTAAGCCAAGAGATGAAAGTCGTTGAACCGCTGGGCTACCTGGATTTTATCAGCTTGCTGTCCAACGCCAAGTTCGCTATGACCGACTCGGGCGGTGTTCAGGAAGAAGCTGCGATTCTAGACACGCCGGCTTTGGTGATGAGAAACGAGACCGAATGGGTTGAATATATCGAGGCCGGAAAGAACATCTTGGCCGGCACGCAACGGCGGGAAATCGCCGAAATCGCCTTTGGTTTGATCGACGATCCGGAACGACTGAAGAGCCTTCGCGGGGCGAAGATCGCGATAAAGCGCGATGTCAGTCTGAAGATCCTTGAGACTCTTCGTCGGGCCGCCGGATAAACATCTCATTTAATAACCAGGCAAGGACATACGCGAGAACCACGAAAGTCAACAGAATCAACGCCGGAGACAGGGTAGTTTTATAGAATGTCTCGCCTTTGAGGAACGACACGAACAGGTCCTTAAGCGAGACTATGTACTGTACTTTAAAGATGTAGTCGGCGCTATACTGGCCTTTGATCACCGGAAGACGTTTGCCGTCGATATAACCCGTGCCCCCGATGTACTCGTTGGTCTTGTTGGCCTGCCATTTCGGATTCTCTCCAGGCTTAGCCCCCACCAGTTCGACTGAAAACAAATAGTCCTTGGCAATATCCAGTCTGACCGGGTCAAAGCTGGCCGAATACCAGCCTGACAGTCGGCTGTCCTGTTTGAACCAGTTATTCGACAGGGCGACCTCTTTCGTCTCAAAGCTATTGCCCCGGACGCCGACGATCCGGTATAACCTCAACCTCAGGCGGCCTGATTCCGGTAGAGTACCCTGCGCGACGTTTATGTTGATCGAGTCTATGTAGCGCTCCCGGGCGCGGAACGTCTGGGTGAGTTTGTGATCGCGGACCGACCAGCGCATGTCAGGCGCGTCGACGTCTGCTCCGATTCTTGTCGCTTTGGCCCACCGTTTATTGACCACATACACCGACGCCGCGGTCGCGGCCAGCAGCAGCGAGCCGATCACAAACGCGCTTAGGATTCTTTTCATCAAACTAAGCCCTCTATCCATAGAAGAACGGAGTCACGTAAGCCCAAACCGACAGGGACATCAAGAGAAACGAGGCCACGCCCACTATCGCGGCGCCGGCCACTCTCATCTTTTCCGGCACCCAGGCTCTGATCCCGTAGGCGAACAATATCAGGAGCGGCACCATGGTAAGCAGCATATGCCGCCCTTGCGCCCCTCCCCTCGTCGATACATCAAGCTGCGCCAGGCTCAGGTAATTAACGGCGCTAAGCACGATCAACAGAAGGAAGAAAGCGATCTGCCGAGCGGAGATCTTATCCTTGCCCAATCGGATCTTTGCCACCGCGATAATAAAGCCAGCCGCCGCCGCGGCCATTGAGGCAGCCGGCAAGATATAGATCGGTTTGTCCAGCGGTATCATCAACCAGCCGAAATTCCCCCAGAAAGTCTCGATTATCTTGATAACATATGCAGGTTTGACCGACTGGACAAATAGATTCCCGGCCACCGTATGACCGTAAGGCGCGGTAAAGGGTCTTGTAAACCAGCCGTGCTTGATGTAGTTAAACAAATAAAACCAGCTGCCCGAGATCATAGCGATAGCGCCGGTCATGAAGGTGAATAGGAAAGCCCTGACCGCCGGCTGCTTCTTTATCAAACATGCGACCAGAACGAACAGGATGACCGGCGGGCCCATAAACGCGAAGCTCGCCTTGGTCAACAAGCCCCCGCCCAGGAAAAGACCCAACCAAACCCCGATACTTGTCTTCGGCCCTTCCGTCAACAACCGGGCGATAAAATAAATGACGCCGGCCATAAAGAAGATCATCAGGTTGTCGTTGTTGACCGCCGACCCGACAAACGCGTTCATCGGCTGGAAGATTACCAGCAACGCCACGGCGTATTTCATGAACTCGTCCTTAGGAAACATGATCCTGGTCGTCATATAGGCAAACCAGGTGACGCCCAAGGCAAAAAGTACGTTAAATAGCCGCAAAATAACCAGGGTCATATCACCGGCGCCGTAAAATATGCGGTATAAGGGCGCCATCAGATAGTAGTAAAGCGGCGGATGCGCGGCCGCCCCCAGAGTCAAATAGCCCGGGCTCCAACCGGCGTGGACATACCAGTCATGCCACCAGCGGCTGCGCTTCAAAGACTCCTCGACGCGCTTGGGAAGCTTCTCGCTCGTGGCCGGCATCCTTAATTCCATTCCGACGACGTGGATGACCCCCATATGAATCGGTTCGTCAGGGGATTGGTAGGCTGGCATAATACCGGCCCAAACGACTCCCCGCAGGAATGTAAGGAGCAGAAGGAGGACGATTAGCCTCCGTTCATTTTTTACCTCATTCTTCTCGTAATCGTTCAAGATAATCTCAGCTTTCGCTTGACGTCGCTCATCCAAGAGTACGGTCGGAACCATTGCTCGATATCGCGGCGGGCGACGCGCCGGTTCTTCTTGATGAAACTCCGCTTCTTGAGCGTCAGCGGGGTCAAACGCGCCAAGTCGCCCCAGGCCTGCACCAGCGCAATCGGGCTAGTGAACATAATATCAGTATTCAGATAGATGTCCATCAGCGTTATCTGCGGCAGGTGTTTCAGCCAGCTTAGCCAAAAATCGTTTTTCCAGATGGTCAAATAGCGGTTCTTGTAATAGTGCCTCTGGATTAGCCGGGATTTAGACACCGCGGAAGCCGAGCGAAAATGATACGCGACCGCCAGGGGCGCGTAGGCGCATTTCCAGCCGCGAAGCTGGGCGCGCCAGTCCAGATCGACGTCTTCCAACATAATGAAAAAAGACTCGTCATAATATTCGCCGTTCCAGGCGATGTCATCCAACATTTTCCGCCTGTACAGCGGCACCGCGCCCGTCGCGCCGAAGACAAGATCGGCCGCGTCGAACTGCCCGGTGTCAAGTCGGTCTTCTCCCCGGTTTATCACGTAACGGTTTTTGAAAATCACATGGCCGGTCGAATCGATGATGTCCGTCTTCCCCGTTTCGTTAAAACGAAGCAGTTTGCCGGTAACCGACCCCCGCCGC encodes:
- a CDS encoding glycosyltransferase family 2 protein; this encodes MTVSVVLLNWNGEKFLTGCLDSVFAQDYADLEIIVIDNASSDGSVPLLNERYGGRVTLVENAENTGFSRAMNQGFRLAKGEFIMPLNFDILLEPDFVSRMVEALTADARRGSVTGKLLRFNETGKTDIIDSTGHVIFKNRYVINRGEDRLDTGQFDAADLVFGATGAVPLYRRKMLDDIAWNGEYYDESFFIMLEDVDLDWRAQLRGWKCAYAPLAVAYHFRSASAVSKSRLIQRHYYKNRYLTIWKNDFWLSWLKHLPQITLMDIYLNTDIMFTSPIALVQAWGDLARLTPLTLKKRSFIKKNRRVARRDIEQWFRPYSWMSDVKRKLRLS
- a CDS encoding glycosyltransferase, giving the protein MKICVVSPGYPGNVNPWNGILIKEDARNISRTGCDVSVVTSKVFSEDPSFFLDGDVKVNRFWFPSERKLLAEYDNIPVFRVGVYLLSGILRTVRVVRREKSDVIHAHWAIPAGFIATVAGRLTRKPVVLTVHDADITTFPDKSKIAGKCITYALNHAAVIICVNHFLEDRVKNYFHIDPAKVRFIPLGINKDLFQRIDKAEARRKLKLPADKTLILYLGSMLEIKGVRHLTEAIPKVAAGHDNVLFLMAGHGPLEGEVKARLKELNVGESVRLVGSIPHDDIPVWMSAADVLVIPSLSEGRPRVGLEALSIGLPIVGSRVGAIPEIIKDGENGLIVESGSGDSLAAAFNSILDDKELYERLRAGAKLLPEFDATVAAGRVVKVYEEVTKR
- a CDS encoding glycosyltransferase family 2 protein, whose amino-acid sequence is MKRKPSRNAPAGRVEPRVFYFPAREDEELKVSIIAPMYNEAENVAEAVKQVAAAMDGYDWEFICVDDGSADDTLKILREEAAKNPRVRALSYGRNCGSGYAIKTGFAAAEGDIIVTVDADLSYDPKFVPPMVDMLIKDPSVDIVMGSPYMEGGGTENVPFFRLLMSRVANLLLGVALPGHLRTVTGMLRAYRKEVIEALELEADGKEIHFEIVSKALAIGYNAAETPAVLRGRERGRSTIKIPMAIYSHLLFSFLEKPSLFFSFVGVVLMTIGVASGVYIVVQWQEGILDPTRPLMYLMMLLLVIGALFLSFGFISSQIVELRREIYRVQKENLELKAMLKDSWRNREDGR
- the wecB gene encoding UDP-N-acetylglucosamine 2-epimerase (non-hydrolyzing) yields the protein MKVLTVLGTRPEIIKLSSLIPLLDDSVEHVLVHTGQHYSFEMDSVFFHELRLRPADYTLKIGSQKQIAQTAGIMLKLEPILEKEQPDFLVVQGDTNSTLAGGLAGAKTGVPVAHVEAGCRSFNRRMPEEVNRILTDHCSTLLFAPDQTSRRHLLEEGIAEEKIHLVGNTIIDACMRSRELAAGSDTLNRLGLVKNGYVLATMHRAENTDEAEALREIVNALDDVAERITLVLPIHPRTKAALKKAGIKLSQEMKVVEPLGYLDFISLLSNAKFAMTDSGGVQEEAAILDTPALVMRNETEWVEYIEAGKNILAGTQRREIAEIAFGLIDDPERLKSLRGAKIAIKRDVSLKILETLRRAAG
- a CDS encoding glycosyltransferase family 39 protein translates to MVPTVLLDERRQAKAEIILNDYEKNEVKNERRLIVLLLLLTFLRGVVWAGIMPAYQSPDEPIHMGVIHVVGMELRMPATSEKLPKRVEESLKRSRWWHDWYVHAGWSPGYLTLGAAAHPPLYYYLMAPLYRIFYGAGDMTLVILRLFNVLFALGVTWFAYMTTRIMFPKDEFMKYAVALLVIFQPMNAFVGSAVNNDNLMIFFMAGVIYFIARLLTEGPKTSIGVWLGLFLGGGLLTKASFAFMGPPVILFVLVACLIKKQPAVRAFLFTFMTGAIAMISGSWFYLFNYIKHGWFTRPFTAPYGHTVAGNLFVQSVKPAYVIKIIETFWGNFGWLMIPLDKPIYILPAASMAAAAAGFIIAVAKIRLGKDKISARQIAFFLLLIVLSAVNYLSLAQLDVSTRGGAQGRHMLLTMVPLLILFAYGIRAWVPEKMRVAGAAIVGVASFLLMSLSVWAYVTPFFYG